A genome region from Erigeron canadensis isolate Cc75 chromosome 3, C_canadensis_v1, whole genome shotgun sequence includes the following:
- the LOC122593580 gene encoding heptahelical transmembrane protein 2 yields MKRRVTVKRFISSLSDNTNMMSKGRIGKRLIKYEELPEYLKDNEYILDYYRCEWPLKDVICSVFSWHNETLNIWTHLVGFFIFVSLTIWSSLSKENVELLIVSLFARSYGFQEPIMTKANGSLVSMLMQETIVGEFLKPSIILINNSVPKWPWFVFLTGAMGCLICSSISHLFACHSKTFNLFFWRLDYAGISLMIVTSFFAPIFYAFNCHPFSRIFYLSAITTIGFLAIFTLLSPALSDPCYRSFRATLFLAMGFSGVIPATHAVYLHWEDPKILVALVYEVIMAVFYSIGAMFYVKRIPERWKPGAFDIAGHSHQIFHVFVVGGALAHAAATLVIMNLRQTSPSLCVGGATWM; encoded by the exons ATGAAGAGGAGAGTCACCGTAAAGAGGTTCATATCATCGTTGTCGGATAATACAAACATGATGTCAAAAGGAAGAATTGGAAAGAGATTGATCAAGTATGAGGAATTACCGGAGTATTTGAAAGATAATGAGTATATATTGGATTATTATCGGTGTGAATGGCCATTGAAGGATGTGATTTGTAGTGTATTCTCTTGGCACAATGAGACCCTTAATATTTGGAC GCATTTGGTAGGTTTCTTCATATTTGTGTCCTTGACAATTTGGAGCTCCTTGAGTAAGGAAAACGTGGAATTGTTGATCGTGAGCTTATTCGCGAG aAGTTACGGTTTTCAAGAACCGATCATGACGAAAGCTAATGGCTCCCTGGTTTCTATGTTAATGCAG GAAACCATTGTAGGAGAATTTCTTAAGCCATCAATCATACTAATCAACAACTCAGTTCCCAAATGGCCATGGTTTGTGTTCTTAACAGGAGCCATGGGCTGTTTAATCTGCAGCTCAATTTCGCACCTATTTGCTTGTCACTCCAAAACCTTCAACCTTTTCTTCTGGCGCCTCGACTATGCAGGAATCTCCCTCATGATCGTCACCTCATTCTTTGCTCCTATTTTTTACGCTTTCAACTGCCACCCATTCTCTCGTATCTTCTACCTGTCCGCCATCACCACCATAGGCTTTCTAGCCATCTTCACTCTCCTCTCTCCAGCACTTTCTGATCCTTGCTACCGATCCTTTCGTGCCACTCTTTTCCTTGCCATGGGCTTCTCTGGTGTCATTCCAGCAACCCATGCTGTCTACCTTCATTGGGAAGACCCCAAAATACTTGTGGCTCTTGTCTATGAGGTCATCATGGCTGTTTTTTACTCTATTGGTGCTATGTTTTATGTTAAAAGAATACCAGAGAGATGGAAACCTGGAGCTTTTGATATTGCTGGACATAGTCATCAGATCTTTCATGTTTTTGTCGTGGGTGGTGCTCTTGCACACGCTGCTGCAACGCTCGTGATTATGAACTTGAGGCAAACTTCACCCTCACTATGTGTCGGAGGAGCAACTTGGATGTGA
- the LOC122591480 gene encoding protein ALP1-like has protein sequence MDSDDSSRSSSGDTIDDYDERVHNVIIRAAELVRRIDCMHWPWEMCLAAWRGTYTSGHVGRPSLILEAVASNDLWIWNAYFGMQGSHNDINVFEASPILEEIINGSAPSASFWANGNHYEKGYYLADGIYPEYATFVKTFSDPIDEKRRHFKKKQESARKGIEWAFGVLKKRWKVLKHPALYWDTQAIQDVCYACIILHNMILEDENKAVCQDYNAQEPSLNPDYWRHLTPMEVRIQNLHAVKNRETHNMLTADLVDHLWANTPHDFEPPADPFADLRDFVSTDDDSD, from the exons ATGGATTCCGATGATTCATCTAGATCTTCATCTGGAGATACTATCGACGATTACGATGAGCGTGTCCATAATGTGATTATTCGAGCAGCTGAATTAGTTAGACG TattgattgtatgcattggccATGGGAGATGTGTCTGGCGGCGTGGCGAGGTACTTACACAAGCGGTCATGTGGGTAGACCGTCATTGATACTCGAGGCTGTGGCATCGAACGATCTCTGGATTTGGAATGCGTACTTTGGAATGCAAGGTTCGCACAATGATATCAATGTGTTCGAAGCATCGCCGATTCTAGAGGAAATTATAAACGGATCGGCACCCAGTG CCTCATTTTGGGCAAACGGAAACCATTACGAGAAGGGGTACTATTTGGCCGATGGCATCTACCCCGAATATGCTACATTCGTGAAGACCTTTTCAGACCCGATTGATGAAAAAAGAAggcattttaagaaaaaacaagagTCCGCACGAAAGGGTATTGAGTGGGCTTTCGGTGTGCTTAAAAAACGATGGAAAGTTTTGAAACATCCGGCACTCTATTGGGACACACAAGCTATCCAAGATGTTTGTTACGCTTGTATCattttacataacatgatcCTGGAGGACGAAAACAAGGCCGTATGCCAAGACTACAATGCCCAAGAACCGAGCCTAAATCCAGATTATTGGAGGCACCTAACTCCAATGGAAGTTCGGATCCAAAATCTGCATGCCGTAAAAAACCGTGAAACCCACAACATGCTAACGGCAGATTTGGTTGACCATCTTTGGGCGAACACACCACATGACTTCGAGCCTCCAGCCGATCCTTTCGCCGATCTTCGAGATTTTGTTAGCACCGACGACGACTCTGATTAA